In the Candidatus Electrothrix sp. GW3-4 genome, one interval contains:
- a CDS encoding desulfoferrodoxin family protein yields MIDRREFLKTTAVAASAVAVTSGSKVFAGETAASHAGIVYTEKEQGQWEGKAGSHAPKVTVAEGKVSVTTEHPMTEPHFIVRHTVVLEDGKVIGGKTFTHADKPESSFDLPAGYTGKACATSFCNLHDLWVTEFTV; encoded by the coding sequence ATGATTGATCGAAGAGAGTTCCTGAAGACCACCGCTGTTGCCGCTTCTGCTGTTGCCGTCACCTCAGGCTCCAAGGTTTTTGCTGGCGAGACAGCAGCATCCCATGCCGGAATCGTGTACACAGAAAAAGAGCAGGGGCAATGGGAGGGCAAGGCAGGCAGCCATGCGCCCAAGGTCACCGTGGCAGAGGGCAAGGTTTCTGTTACGACAGAGCATCCCATGACTGAACCGCATTTCATCGTTCGCCATACGGTTGTGCTTGAGGATGGCAAGGTTATCGGCGGCAAAACATTCACCCATGCTGACAAACCGGAATCAAGCTTTGACCTGCCAGCAGGCTATACAGGGAAAGCCTGTGCCACCAGCTTCTGTAACCTGCACGATCTCTGGGTAACCGAATTCACGGTCTGA
- a CDS encoding DUF808 domain-containing protein has product MPSGIFAILDDIAMLLDDASAMSKIAAKKTAGILGDDLAVNAEKATGFQASRELPVIWAITKGSLLNKIIILPAALLLSTYMDWLIVPILLLGGAYLCFEGAEKMYEWLAHRFAKNAHGDASHPSSTKKLSEKEKIRSAVRTDFILSIEIIVIALESVMDQQLVMQLLVVSFIALLATVGVYGLVALLVKLDDMGFYLVQYAQSITGLLSTLLTKVGKLLIASLPKLIRLLEFVGTIAMLLVGGGMYVHNIAVVHAGLHFMPTMLASLVAGLVVGSVVLFILHFAPKIKKK; this is encoded by the coding sequence ATGCCAAGTGGTATCTTTGCAATACTAGACGACATAGCCATGCTGCTGGACGATGCCTCTGCCATGAGCAAGATAGCAGCCAAGAAGACAGCGGGCATCCTGGGCGATGACCTGGCCGTGAATGCGGAAAAGGCAACCGGCTTCCAGGCCTCGCGGGAACTCCCGGTCATCTGGGCCATCACCAAGGGCTCCCTGCTTAATAAAATCATTATCTTGCCAGCCGCCCTCCTCCTGAGTACCTATATGGATTGGCTCATCGTCCCTATTCTTCTCCTGGGCGGAGCCTACCTCTGCTTTGAAGGAGCAGAAAAAATGTATGAGTGGCTGGCCCATCGTTTTGCCAAAAATGCGCATGGAGATGCTTCCCATCCCTCCTCGACAAAAAAACTCTCTGAAAAAGAAAAAATACGTTCTGCTGTCAGGACAGATTTCATTCTTTCCATAGAAATCATCGTTATCGCCCTGGAATCAGTAATGGACCAGCAACTGGTCATGCAGCTTTTGGTGGTGAGTTTCATCGCCTTATTAGCCACGGTGGGTGTCTATGGTCTTGTTGCTTTGTTGGTTAAGCTTGACGACATGGGGTTTTATCTGGTTCAGTATGCACAGTCAATAACGGGATTGCTGTCCACACTCCTTACCAAGGTGGGCAAGCTTCTCATAGCCTCACTCCCGAAGCTCATCAGGTTGCTCGAATTTGTGGGCACCATCGCCATGCTGCTCGTGGGCGGAGGCATGTACGTACATAATATTGCAGTGGTGCATGCTGGACTCCATTTCATGCCAACCATGCTTGCCAGCCTTGTGGCAGGCTTGGTGGTTGGTTCTGTTGTCCTGTTCATTCTCCACTTTGCCCCAAAAATAAAGAAAAAATGA
- a CDS encoding DUF4139 domain-containing protein — translation MIDTISLCLLILLPFFAASSSTSIAAMPEKNAQEIVSTLADQTSVAVTIYNQDLALIRDAREISLKPGPQTLAFREVSAKIRPQTALLAAQGLHILEQNFEYDLLSPQSLLEKYIGQKVMLVKTHPTTGEESEQEATVLSSGSGTVLRVGDHIESGIPGRLIFPAVPANLRDRPTLTMLVDNKASKAQPVVLSYLTGGLSWQADYVAELGEDDTTLDLNGWVTLKNESGATYANAQLKLVAGDVNRVRENMHPLRMSRGTVLTESAMDTSMAEESMFEYHLYTLARPTTIKEKQSKQVALLQANGVQVQKEFVLDGQNYYYSNKAGDLGKKIKVGVFVELKNSKEAGIGQPLPAGIMRVYKKDSSGSLQFVGEDRIDHTPENETVRLKLGEAFDVTADKKQTDFKKLSGFSRYNYVYESAFEMVLKNAKEEAVTVRVQEPVPGDWEIIEESAPHVKESSSAAVWQLKVEPKSSTTLTWRVKVKY, via the coding sequence ATGATCGATACCATAAGTCTGTGTCTGCTTATTCTGCTCCCCTTCTTCGCTGCCTCTTCCTCTACCTCTATCGCTGCCATGCCTGAAAAAAATGCCCAAGAGATTGTCTCCACCCTTGCTGACCAAACCTCTGTTGCCGTCACTATCTATAATCAGGACCTGGCCCTGATCAGGGATGCCCGGGAGATCAGCCTGAAACCAGGTCCACAGACCCTGGCCTTTCGTGAGGTCAGTGCCAAGATTCGTCCCCAGACCGCCCTGTTGGCAGCTCAGGGCCTCCATATCTTGGAGCAAAATTTTGAATATGACCTGCTCAGCCCGCAATCTCTGCTGGAAAAATATATCGGCCAAAAGGTCATGCTGGTCAAGACCCATCCTACCACAGGAGAAGAAAGCGAGCAGGAGGCCACGGTCCTCAGTAGCGGCAGCGGCACGGTCCTCCGGGTCGGGGACCATATCGAATCCGGCATTCCAGGCCGCCTGATCTTTCCCGCTGTCCCGGCAAACCTCCGCGACCGCCCGACCCTGACCATGCTGGTGGACAACAAGGCCAGCAAGGCCCAGCCGGTGGTTCTCAGCTACCTGACGGGTGGACTCTCCTGGCAGGCTGACTATGTGGCGGAACTCGGGGAAGACGACACCACCCTTGATCTCAATGGCTGGGTCACCCTGAAGAACGAGAGTGGTGCCACCTACGCGAATGCTCAGCTCAAGCTGGTTGCCGGTGATGTGAACCGGGTTCGGGAAAACATGCACCCCTTGAGGATGTCGCGGGGGACCGTTCTTACAGAGTCTGCAATGGACACTAGCATGGCGGAAGAATCCATGTTTGAATACCATCTCTACACCCTGGCCCGCCCCACCACCATCAAGGAAAAACAGTCCAAGCAGGTCGCCCTGCTCCAGGCCAACGGCGTGCAGGTACAGAAAGAGTTTGTCCTGGACGGGCAGAATTATTATTACAGCAACAAGGCCGGAGACCTGGGAAAAAAGATAAAGGTCGGGGTCTTTGTTGAGCTGAAAAACAGCAAGGAGGCGGGCATTGGCCAGCCCCTGCCCGCTGGTATTATGCGGGTCTATAAGAAGGACAGCTCTGGTAGCCTCCAATTTGTCGGTGAGGATCGGATCGACCATACCCCGGAAAACGAGACCGTTCGCCTGAAACTTGGTGAGGCCTTTGATGTGACCGCAGATAAGAAGCAAACAGACTTTAAAAAGCTCTCTGGCTTCAGCCGTTATAATTACGTCTATGAGAGCGCCTTTGAGATGGTCCTGAAAAACGCCAAGGAGGAAGCTGTCACGGTCCGGGTCCAGGAGCCAGTCCCCGGAGATTGGGAGATCATCGAGGAATCAGCTCCCCATGTCAAGGAAAGTTCCAGCGCGGCGGTCTGGCAGCTCAAGGTGGAACCGAAATCCAGCACCACCCTGACTTGGCGGGTCAAGGTAAAGTATTAG
- a CDS encoding glycosyltransferase family 2 protein, whose protein sequence is MNTVIVIPVFNEAQAVGQVIEDVRAHGFPHIIVVDDGSADESWCMASAHDALTLRLKVNRGKGAAVKTGIMAANLLNADVVVTMDGDGQHDPADILPLITPILEGKSDVVLGSRLLQREEMPRIKVVANSIGNFFTWLFYGLLVSDSQSGFRAYSRYAALIIDTKADKYEYDSKVIREIKNNRLRFTEVPVHTRYTDYSKGKKTKQGFLNGLVTLYRMVWKLVA, encoded by the coding sequence ATGAATACGGTTATTGTCATTCCGGTCTTTAATGAGGCCCAGGCAGTGGGTCAGGTCATCGAGGATGTCCGGGCCCATGGTTTTCCCCATATCATCGTGGTGGACGACGGCAGTGCCGATGAGAGCTGGTGCATGGCCTCGGCCCATGACGCCCTGACCCTCCGCCTCAAGGTGAATCGTGGCAAGGGGGCAGCGGTCAAGACCGGCATCATGGCGGCCAATCTGCTCAATGCAGATGTGGTGGTGACCATGGACGGAGATGGCCAGCACGATCCCGCAGATATCCTGCCCTTGATCACCCCGATCCTTGAGGGCAAGAGCGATGTGGTGCTCGGCTCCCGCCTCCTCCAGCGGGAGGAGATGCCCCGGATCAAGGTGGTCGCCAACAGCATCGGCAACTTCTTTACCTGGCTCTTCTATGGCCTGCTGGTCTCGGACAGCCAGTCCGGCTTTCGCGCCTATTCCCGCTATGCGGCCCTGATCATCGATACCAAGGCGGATAAGTATGAATACGACAGCAAGGTGATCCGGGAGATCAAGAATAACCGCCTCCGCTTCACCGAGGTTCCGGTGCATACCCGGTATACCGATTACTCCAAGGGCAAGAAGACCAAGCAGGGCTTTCTCAACGGCCTGGTGACCCTGTACCGAATGGTTTGGAAGCTGGTTGCCTGA
- a CDS encoding DUF2304 family protein translates to MKIHLYQVVVVGISSVMLYLGIKEFINRETGQTLLKLFVRLTVWGGMGLIAIYPDFTLIIARIMGVVDNFNAVVLMGFLMVFLMLFKLLSAIEKIEQNVSEITRKEALHAAHERIEALRKEIKAQKENENTGQQKT, encoded by the coding sequence ATGAAGATACACCTTTATCAGGTTGTTGTTGTCGGCATATCCTCAGTGATGCTCTACCTGGGCATCAAAGAGTTTATCAATCGGGAAACCGGCCAGACCCTCCTGAAACTCTTTGTCCGCCTGACGGTCTGGGGCGGAATGGGCCTGATTGCTATCTACCCTGACTTCACCCTGATCATCGCCCGGATCATGGGGGTGGTGGATAACTTTAATGCCGTTGTTCTTATGGGCTTTTTAATGGTTTTCCTGATGCTCTTCAAGTTGCTCTCAGCAATCGAGAAGATCGAACAAAACGTCTCAGAGATCACCCGAAAAGAGGCCCTGCATGCGGCCCATGAACGTATTGAGGCGTTGCGCAAAGAGATTAAGGCGCAGAAGGAAAACGAAAATACAGGACAACAGAAAACGTAA
- a CDS encoding YbaN family protein gives MLPILLRLKNFFKQHLLIILGWFFVLLGIIGILLPVLPTTPFLLLASALFSKSSPRFHRMLLNNAWFGPIIQQWEANKTLSRKIKYRASFLIISIFSISIVCLEKKLHLQLLLIGIAFALLFFLWRIREQPE, from the coding sequence ATGCTCCCAATCCTGTTACGCCTGAAAAACTTCTTCAAACAGCACCTACTCATTATCCTTGGCTGGTTCTTTGTCCTCTTAGGGATTATTGGTATCCTGCTTCCCGTACTCCCCACCACGCCATTTTTACTCCTCGCCTCTGCGCTCTTCTCCAAAAGCTCACCAAGGTTTCACCGAATGCTCCTGAATAACGCCTGGTTCGGCCCCATCATCCAGCAATGGGAAGCGAACAAGACCTTATCACGAAAAATTAAATACAGGGCTTCCTTCCTGATTATTTCAATCTTTTCAATATCCATCGTCTGCCTGGAAAAGAAGTTACATCTCCAGCTCTTATTAATCGGGATCGCTTTCGCCCTTCTTTTCTTTCTCTGGCGAATCAGGGAACAGCCTGAGTAG
- a CDS encoding NADH:flavin oxidoreductase, with product MNKLFTPTTINSLSLKNRFIRAATWEGLATPEGAVTPQLIDRMVMLAQGGVGLIISSHAYVAKEGQGTPWQLGVHEDGLVNGLKELTTAVHKNGGKIILQLAHAGQYAATELTKLPALSVSPLPSSTDVPYKEITQEDIAALIIAYAQAAQRAKAVGFDGVQLHAAHGYLLSQFLSPAFNQRTDAYGGDIANRARIHGEILQTIRETVGKDYPIFIKLNCADFIENGLEADDSLQAAKIFADAGADAIEVSGGIIRTGKLSPSRPGISTQEKEAYFREYAQCFKAELTIPLILVGGIKSLEVASGIVSEGTADYISLSRALIREPALVLRWQNGDLRPAQCRSDNLCFTPGFEGKGVSCVTKELEKKKISASQLKSEYS from the coding sequence ATGAACAAACTCTTCACCCCAACCACCATCAATAGCCTCTCCCTCAAAAACAGATTTATCAGAGCAGCCACCTGGGAAGGGCTCGCCACCCCGGAAGGCGCTGTCACCCCACAGCTTATCGACAGGATGGTCATGCTTGCCCAAGGTGGCGTTGGTCTGATCATAAGCAGCCACGCCTATGTTGCCAAGGAAGGCCAGGGAACACCCTGGCAACTGGGAGTCCACGAAGACGGCCTTGTGAACGGCCTCAAAGAGCTCACCACCGCTGTCCATAAAAACGGGGGCAAGATCATCCTGCAACTTGCCCATGCTGGCCAATACGCAGCAACGGAGCTCACCAAACTTCCCGCCTTATCCGTCTCCCCTCTTCCCTCCTCAACAGACGTCCCGTACAAGGAAATAACCCAGGAAGACATCGCGGCCCTTATCATTGCTTATGCCCAGGCCGCCCAACGAGCAAAGGCCGTAGGCTTTGACGGTGTTCAGCTCCACGCTGCCCACGGCTACCTCTTGAGCCAGTTTTTATCCCCTGCCTTTAATCAACGCACTGATGCATACGGCGGTGACATCGCGAACCGGGCACGCATACATGGTGAAATTCTGCAGACAATCCGGGAGACAGTGGGCAAGGACTACCCCATCTTTATCAAACTGAACTGTGCTGACTTTATCGAAAACGGCCTGGAAGCAGACGACTCCCTCCAAGCGGCGAAGATCTTCGCAGATGCTGGTGCAGATGCCATTGAAGTCAGTGGCGGCATCATCCGCACTGGCAAGCTCTCGCCCAGCAGACCCGGCATCAGCACCCAGGAGAAAGAGGCCTATTTCAGAGAATATGCGCAATGCTTCAAGGCAGAGCTCACAATTCCCCTCATCCTGGTCGGCGGCATCAAATCCCTTGAGGTTGCCTCGGGCATTGTCTCGGAAGGGACTGCCGATTATATCTCCCTGAGCAGGGCCCTGATCAGGGAACCAGCCCTGGTCCTTCGCTGGCAGAACGGAGATCTCCGACCTGCACAATGCCGATCAGACAACCTCTGTTTCACCCCTGGTTTTGAGGGTAAGGGCGTCTCCTGTGTTACCAAGGAGCTGGAGAAGAAAAAAATCTCTGCATCACAGCTCAAAAGCGAGTACAGTTAA